One window of Leifsonia sp. AK011 genomic DNA carries:
- a CDS encoding isopenicillin N synthase family oxygenase: protein MAFEVPTVDITPYVKGGTPEEKAAVARAWDGACRTVGFVQVIGHAVPDETIDGLKQAIDDFFAQDMDTKMLMRTPRGVNRGYSPPKSESLSLSLGVVNASLMNDFFEAFNVGLTRADYPGVDLPESEYQENVWPDVPLFRERVMAYFAEARRVAETLVTIFPDALGLPSDFFADATTHNTATMRINNYALPPGTVDLDGELRGMGEHTDYDIVTVLWADQVKGLQVLGTDGSWNDVNPADGALLVNLADNMAGWTNDQWMSTLHRVKPPVIDGRIERRRSVAYFHGGRPDAVIAPIPELLAPGEELLYEPITVAEHRKAKLAGSRGGRLNTKAEREAARVRAAR, encoded by the coding sequence ATGGCCTTCGAAGTGCCCACCGTCGACATCACGCCGTACGTGAAGGGCGGAACGCCCGAAGAGAAGGCGGCGGTCGCTAGAGCGTGGGATGGCGCGTGCCGCACGGTCGGGTTTGTGCAGGTGATCGGACACGCCGTCCCCGACGAGACCATCGACGGGTTGAAGCAGGCGATCGACGATTTCTTCGCCCAGGACATGGACACGAAGATGCTCATGCGCACGCCGCGCGGCGTCAATCGCGGGTACTCGCCGCCCAAGTCCGAGAGTCTCAGCCTCTCGCTCGGCGTCGTGAATGCGTCCCTCATGAACGACTTCTTCGAGGCGTTCAACGTGGGCCTCACGCGCGCCGACTACCCGGGCGTGGACCTGCCGGAGAGCGAGTACCAGGAGAACGTCTGGCCGGATGTTCCGCTGTTCCGGGAGCGTGTGATGGCCTACTTCGCTGAAGCGCGACGGGTGGCGGAGACGCTCGTGACGATCTTCCCCGACGCGCTTGGACTCCCGTCGGACTTCTTCGCGGATGCCACGACCCACAACACCGCGACGATGCGCATCAACAACTACGCCCTGCCGCCGGGCACCGTCGACCTCGATGGAGAGCTCCGCGGTATGGGTGAGCACACCGACTACGACATCGTGACCGTGCTGTGGGCTGACCAGGTTAAGGGGCTGCAGGTGCTCGGCACCGACGGGAGTTGGAACGACGTCAACCCCGCCGATGGCGCCCTGCTCGTGAACCTCGCCGACAACATGGCCGGCTGGACCAACGACCAATGGATGTCGACGCTCCACCGCGTGAAGCCGCCCGTGATCGACGGTCGCATCGAGCGGCGTCGGAGCGTCGCGTACTTCCACGGTGGACGACCGGATGCCGTGATCGCACCCATCCCGGAGCTGCTGGCCCCCGGCGAGGAACTGCTCTACGAGCCGATCACGGTGGCGGAGCACCGCAAGGCGAAGCTCGCGGGCTCGCGTGGCGGGCGGCTGAACACGAAGGCTGAGCGTGAGGCGGCGCGGGTGCGGGCTGCTCGGTAG
- a CDS encoding methylenetetrahydrofolate reductase C-terminal domain-containing protein, whose protein sequence is MPTELLDVTEAPFSCPKSMVYGPCGGVEFDGTCEVAPHACVFLETPTVRWHGVDSEEQPGHSDPVPPSPVSAGATAMRELMGVRPVVVADFPARALDAASLTECATLLAGSVDAVLAGDAGAARVQFPPAYRASLIQATGLLAWTGFNCRDRNRVAMEGELAALAHVGVAGVHCVTGDHTNTGQRPDAKPVFDLDSTEAASLARANGHLVSVAEAPATPPVGRRPDRLLEKMRAGAEVCFVNHAGGVAPVADFIGRAQDLGADMKYIPCIPVVIDRESASLLRTFTTLVLPPGYLDRILSATDPFEEGIAAAVELAHGFLSIEGVAGVNLSGGTGPGREAWFAEALARIGREVLA, encoded by the coding sequence GTGCCGACCGAGCTCCTCGACGTGACAGAAGCCCCTTTCTCGTGCCCCAAGAGCATGGTCTACGGGCCCTGCGGTGGGGTCGAGTTCGACGGCACCTGTGAGGTCGCGCCGCACGCGTGCGTGTTCCTCGAAACGCCCACGGTGCGCTGGCACGGTGTGGACTCGGAGGAGCAGCCAGGGCACTCCGATCCCGTTCCGCCGTCGCCCGTGTCGGCGGGAGCGACCGCTATGCGCGAGCTCATGGGGGTGCGGCCGGTTGTGGTGGCCGACTTCCCGGCGCGGGCTCTGGATGCGGCATCCCTCACCGAATGCGCGACGCTGCTGGCAGGGTCGGTGGATGCCGTGCTCGCGGGTGACGCGGGGGCTGCGCGTGTGCAGTTCCCCCCTGCGTACCGGGCTTCACTCATCCAGGCGACCGGGCTCCTGGCCTGGACGGGCTTCAACTGCCGCGACCGCAACCGTGTCGCGATGGAGGGCGAACTTGCAGCCCTCGCGCACGTCGGGGTCGCCGGGGTCCACTGCGTAACGGGCGACCACACCAACACCGGCCAGCGTCCGGACGCGAAGCCCGTGTTCGACCTGGACTCGACGGAGGCGGCATCCCTCGCCCGGGCGAACGGACATCTCGTCTCGGTGGCAGAAGCTCCCGCGACGCCTCCCGTGGGTCGCCGGCCCGACCGGCTGCTCGAGAAGATGCGTGCCGGGGCCGAGGTGTGCTTCGTCAATCACGCCGGGGGTGTGGCGCCGGTCGCCGACTTCATCGGCCGGGCGCAGGATCTCGGGGCTGACATGAAGTACATCCCCTGCATCCCCGTGGTCATCGATCGCGAGAGCGCGAGCCTGCTGCGCACCTTCACCACCCTCGTGCTGCCACCCGGCTACCTCGACCGGATCCTGTCGGCGACCGACCCGTTCGAGGAGGGGATCGCGGCTGCGGTCGAGCTCGCGCATGGTTTCCTGTCGATCGAGGGCGTCGCCGGCGTCAACCTCTCGGGGGGAACCGGCCCCGGTCGTGAGGCGTGGTTCGCCGAGGCGCTCGCCCGCATCGGTCGCGAGGTTCTCGCGTGA
- the allB gene encoding allantoinase AllB — MGNRYELVVRASSVLVDGVFQPREIGVREGHIEAVSELPLQGETVVTLADDEVLLPGVVDSHVHVNEPGRTEWEGFATATRAAAAGGVTTIIDMPLNSIPATTTVSALEAKRAVAAEKAVIDVGFWGGAVPENLGTLRGLHEAGVYGFKAFLAPSGVDEFGHLDTPQLFAALEEIASFDGLLIVHAEDPAVLDAHANHGGRDYHRFVESRPDEAEITAIGNVIEGVRRTGARAHILHLSSAAALPELRAARAEGLPITVETCPHYLTLSEEQIADGATQFKCCPPIRDDANRDLLWRALLEGDIDIVVSDHSPATVDLKTRGGGDFEEAWGGIAGLQLELPAVWTEAARRGIGLERVLQWMSRGPADFVGLSQKGRIAVGADADLVAFAPDATWTVHKEQLLHRNPVSAYDGRELRGAVRRTWVRGAEPVAGALLRRG; from the coding sequence ATGGGCAACAGGTACGAGCTGGTCGTGCGCGCGTCATCCGTGCTCGTCGACGGGGTGTTCCAGCCACGCGAGATCGGCGTTCGGGAGGGTCACATCGAGGCGGTCTCCGAGCTTCCGCTGCAGGGTGAGACCGTCGTCACGCTCGCCGACGATGAGGTTCTCCTGCCGGGTGTCGTCGACTCGCACGTTCACGTGAACGAGCCGGGCCGCACCGAGTGGGAGGGCTTCGCGACAGCGACTCGCGCCGCAGCCGCGGGCGGCGTGACAACGATCATCGACATGCCGCTCAACAGCATCCCCGCGACGACGACGGTGTCAGCGCTTGAGGCCAAACGCGCGGTCGCCGCTGAGAAGGCCGTCATTGACGTCGGCTTCTGGGGTGGCGCGGTTCCCGAGAATCTCGGAACGCTGCGCGGGCTGCACGAAGCTGGTGTCTACGGGTTCAAGGCCTTCCTCGCGCCCTCGGGGGTCGACGAATTCGGGCACCTCGACACCCCGCAGCTGTTCGCAGCGCTGGAGGAGATCGCGTCCTTCGACGGGCTCCTCATCGTGCACGCCGAGGACCCGGCCGTGCTCGACGCACACGCCAACCACGGCGGCCGCGACTACCACCGGTTCGTGGAGTCCCGTCCCGATGAGGCCGAGATCACTGCCATAGGCAACGTGATCGAGGGGGTGCGGCGCACGGGTGCTCGCGCCCACATCCTGCACCTGTCCTCGGCCGCTGCCCTGCCCGAGCTGCGTGCCGCGCGCGCCGAGGGGCTGCCCATCACGGTGGAGACGTGCCCGCACTACCTCACGCTCTCGGAGGAGCAGATCGCGGATGGGGCGACCCAGTTCAAGTGCTGCCCGCCGATTCGGGATGACGCGAACCGCGACCTCCTTTGGCGGGCGCTGCTCGAAGGCGACATCGACATCGTGGTGAGCGACCACTCCCCCGCGACCGTCGACCTCAAGACCCGAGGAGGCGGCGACTTCGAGGAGGCCTGGGGCGGCATCGCAGGCCTCCAGCTCGAACTCCCTGCCGTCTGGACGGAGGCCGCTCGTCGAGGCATCGGCCTCGAACGCGTACTGCAGTGGATGTCGCGGGGCCCGGCCGATTTCGTAGGCCTCTCGCAGAAGGGCCGCATCGCCGTGGGAGCCGACGCCGACCTCGTAGCCTTCGCCCCGGATGCCACGTGGACCGTGCACAAGGAACAGCTCCTGCACCGCAACCCCGTCTCCGCCTACGACGGCCGCGAGCTGCGCGGCGCCGTCCGCCGCACGTGGGTGCGCGGTGCGGAGCCGGTGGCGGGGGCGCTGCTTAGGCGCGGGTGA